A genomic region of Mycolicibacterium poriferae contains the following coding sequences:
- the eccA gene encoding type VII secretion AAA-ATPase EccA has translation MTEQLAGLFGTAVGMLPSAPARSLELFTEITDADDTACDAWVGRIRCGDRDRATMFRAWFSRTSFGQLAGAAEMSMNSLGTRVPIGGMFGDITYPVNSPLAITMGFAVSEAAEGNYADAMEAIEDVPAAGAEHLVAWVKAVIYAAAQRWTDVIEEVRSAAAWPDKFLAAAAGVAHGVAAANLGLFTEAERRLTEANASPAGEACNQAIAWFLAMTYRSQGNEEGALALLEWLQASHPTPVVTTALRDPAYRLQTTTAEQISARRDPWDVDSAEADTSVRDRLLADAQAELDRQIGLSRVKEQIERYRAATQMAKVRAARGMKVAQASKHMIFTGPPGTGKTTIARVVANILAGLGVIAEPKLVETSRKDFVAEYEGQSAVKTARTIDRAVGGVLFIDEAYTLVQERDGRADPFGTEALDTLLARMENDRDRLVVIIAGYSNDIDRLLETNDGLRSRFSTRIEFDSYSPREIVEIAEVIAAGTDSSLSTEAATAVLEAATLLVQSSANGKPAIDVAGNGRYARQLVEAGEQTRDMRLARSTDIESLDVAQLSEISGADMAAAITSVHSRLNISG, from the coding sequence ATGACTGAACAACTGGCCGGCCTCTTCGGCACCGCGGTCGGCATGCTGCCCAGCGCTCCGGCGCGCTCGCTCGAGCTGTTCACCGAGATCACCGACGCCGACGACACCGCCTGTGACGCGTGGGTGGGACGCATCCGCTGCGGTGACCGGGACCGGGCGACGATGTTCCGAGCATGGTTCTCGCGCACCAGTTTCGGCCAGCTCGCCGGTGCCGCCGAGATGTCAATGAACAGCCTGGGCACCCGCGTCCCGATCGGCGGCATGTTCGGTGACATCACCTATCCGGTGAACTCGCCGCTGGCCATCACCATGGGATTCGCAGTCAGTGAGGCCGCCGAGGGTAACTACGCCGACGCGATGGAGGCGATCGAGGACGTCCCCGCGGCCGGCGCCGAACACCTGGTGGCGTGGGTCAAGGCCGTCATCTATGCGGCGGCGCAACGATGGACCGACGTCATCGAGGAGGTACGCAGCGCCGCGGCGTGGCCGGACAAGTTCCTCGCGGCCGCAGCCGGGGTGGCCCACGGTGTCGCCGCCGCCAACCTGGGCCTGTTCACCGAAGCTGAGCGCCGGCTGACCGAAGCCAATGCCTCACCCGCCGGGGAGGCCTGCAACCAGGCCATCGCCTGGTTCCTGGCGATGACCTATCGAAGCCAGGGCAACGAGGAGGGCGCCCTGGCCCTGCTGGAATGGCTGCAGGCCAGCCACCCGACGCCTGTGGTCACCACCGCATTGCGCGACCCGGCCTATCGGCTGCAGACCACCACGGCTGAGCAGATCAGCGCGCGACGCGACCCCTGGGACGTCGACAGCGCCGAAGCCGACACGTCGGTGCGCGATCGGCTGCTGGCCGACGCGCAGGCCGAACTGGACCGCCAGATCGGGCTCAGCCGGGTCAAGGAACAGATCGAGCGCTACCGCGCGGCGACACAGATGGCCAAGGTGCGGGCCGCCCGAGGAATGAAGGTTGCGCAGGCGTCCAAGCACATGATCTTCACCGGCCCGCCCGGAACCGGGAAGACCACGATCGCGCGGGTGGTCGCCAACATCTTGGCGGGCCTCGGAGTGATCGCCGAACCCAAACTCGTCGAAACCTCCCGCAAGGACTTCGTCGCCGAATACGAAGGGCAGTCGGCGGTCAAGACCGCGCGCACCATCGACCGGGCCGTGGGCGGCGTGCTGTTCATCGACGAGGCCTACACCCTGGTCCAGGAGCGGGACGGGCGCGCCGACCCGTTCGGCACCGAGGCGCTGGACACCTTGTTGGCCAGGATGGAGAACGACCGCGACCGGCTCGTCGTGATCATCGCCGGTTACAGCAACGACATCGACCGACTGCTGGAGACCAACGACGGACTGCGCTCGCGGTTCTCCACCCGCATCGAATTCGACTCCTACTCGCCGCGCGAGATCGTCGAAATCGCCGAAGTCATCGCCGCGGGAACGGATTCGAGCCTCAGCACGGAGGCCGCCACCGCAGTGCTCGAGGCCGCGACGCTGCTGGTCCAGAGCAGCGCCAACGGTAAGCCCGCGATCGACGTCGCCGGAAACGGGCGCTACGCCCGCCAGCTGGTCGAGGCCGGGGAGCAGACCCGGGACATGAGGCTGGCCCGTTCCACGGACATCGAGAGCCTCGACGTCGCCCAGCTCAGCGAGATCAGCGGGGCGGACATGGCCGCGGCGATCACGTCGGTGCACAGCAGACTGAACATCAGCGGGTAG
- the eccB gene encoding type VII secretion protein EccB encodes MAGFRLTTKVQVSGWRFLLRRVEHAIVRRDTRMFDDPLQFYSRAVSAGIIIAVLICLGAALLAYFKPLGKRGGDSLLVDRTTNQLYVVLPDTGQLRPVYNLSSARLILGNSNNPVAVKSEELDNMPKGQPLGIPGAPYATPVSSSPVSQWSLCDTVIQPETVAPTVDTSVLITPLAVDGSVGALKAGQGMLVSYEGQDWLITDTGRHSIDLADRAVTSAVGIPVTARSAPISEGLFNALPDAGPWRLPAIPGSGAPNTVGLPPELVIGTVFTTDTESDEQHYVVLPNGVAKVNGTTAAALRATNSYGLVAAPSMAPSAVAAIVEQVYDSPLPDEPMDILAREELPALCWTWQRETGDQAPQTTVIAGRHLPLPAADMATGIKQISGDATVHISGGQYIRLQSPDPRFGESLYYIDPQGVRYGLPDEDTAAKLGLTSPRTAPWQVVSLLVDGPVLSKEAALIEHDTLPPNPNPRKVGAGDAQPAGSNGGGG; translated from the coding sequence ATGGCAGGTTTTCGGCTCACCACCAAGGTTCAGGTCAGCGGCTGGCGCTTCCTGCTGCGCCGCGTCGAGCACGCCATCGTGCGACGCGACACCCGCATGTTCGACGACCCGCTGCAGTTCTACAGCCGCGCGGTGAGCGCAGGCATCATCATCGCGGTGCTGATCTGCCTCGGCGCTGCGCTGCTCGCCTATTTCAAACCGCTCGGGAAGCGCGGCGGGGACAGCCTTCTGGTCGACCGCACCACCAATCAGCTTTACGTCGTGCTGCCCGACACCGGCCAGTTGCGCCCCGTCTACAACCTCAGCTCGGCGCGATTGATCCTGGGCAACAGCAACAACCCGGTCGCGGTTAAGTCCGAGGAACTCGACAACATGCCCAAGGGGCAACCGCTCGGCATCCCCGGAGCCCCGTACGCCACCCCCGTCTCGTCGTCGCCCGTCTCGCAATGGTCGTTGTGCGACACGGTGATCCAACCGGAGACGGTGGCGCCGACCGTCGACACCTCCGTGCTGATCACCCCCCTGGCGGTGGACGGTTCGGTGGGCGCGCTGAAAGCCGGGCAGGGCATGCTGGTGTCCTACGAGGGACAGGACTGGCTGATCACCGACACCGGCCGCCACTCGATCGACCTCGCCGACCGGGCGGTAACTTCCGCGGTGGGCATCCCCGTCACGGCGCGCTCGGCACCGATCTCCGAGGGGCTGTTCAACGCCCTGCCCGACGCCGGGCCGTGGCGGCTTCCCGCGATCCCGGGCAGCGGTGCGCCCAACACCGTCGGGCTACCACCGGAACTGGTCATCGGAACGGTGTTCACCACCGACACCGAATCCGACGAACAGCATTACGTGGTGCTGCCCAACGGCGTCGCGAAGGTCAACGGCACCACCGCCGCGGCACTGCGGGCCACCAACTCCTACGGCCTGGTCGCAGCCCCGTCGATGGCACCGAGTGCGGTGGCCGCGATCGTCGAGCAGGTCTACGACTCGCCGCTGCCCGACGAACCGATGGACATCCTTGCGCGGGAGGAACTCCCGGCGCTGTGCTGGACGTGGCAGCGCGAGACCGGCGACCAGGCGCCGCAGACGACCGTCATCGCCGGGCGCCACCTGCCACTGCCTGCCGCCGACATGGCCACCGGAATCAAACAGATCAGCGGTGACGCCACTGTGCACATCAGCGGCGGTCAGTACATTCGGCTGCAATCCCCGGATCCGCGCTTCGGGGAGAGCCTCTACTACATCGACCCGCAGGGCGTCCGGTACGGGCTGCCCGACGAGGACACGGCAGCCAAACTGGGGCTGACGTCGCCGCGCACCGCGCCATGGCAGGTGGTCAGCCTTCTCGTCGACGGCCCCGTGCTGTCCAAAGAGGCTGCACTGATCGAACACGACACACTGCCGCCGAACCCGAACCCGCGCAAGGTCGGAGCCGGGGACGCCCAGCCCGCCGGAAGCAACGGAGGTGGCGGATGA
- the eccCa gene encoding type VII secretion protein EccCa: MTTRKFTPIMKRGPRLSPGEINVVPPDDLGVDIPPSGMQKALPWVLGGCMLGMIAIMIFSGVRQLSPYMFMMPLMMVMGAVGLVASGGSGGKKVPEINSDRKEYLRYLAGLRTRVTSSAAAQVTFFNYHAPHPDDLLSVIGTHRQWSRASNADFYAAARIGIGSEPAVDRLLKPAVGGDLAGPAGAPQAHLEPVSHMWVTKFLRTHGLIHDCPKLVQLRTFPTIAVGGDPDGAAGLLTAMICHLAVFHPPDLLQIRVLTDDPEDPRWAWLKWLPHVAHQSDTDAAGHTRMIFTRPDGLSDLAARGPHTADATPNGPYVVVIDLSGGKAGFPADGRAGVTVITLGNHRSAYRIRVDADGTADDRLPNQTFRLVASQVDTMTAGQAQRVARKLAGWSITGTIIDKSTRVQKKVATEWHEIVGAQTVEEVTPARWRMFTDTDRDRLRIPFGHELKTGDVMYLDIKEGAEFGAGPHGMLIGTTGSGKSEFLRTLILSLAATHHPDQINLLLTDFKGGSTFLGMEKLPHTAAVVTNMEEEAELVSRMGEVLSGELDRRQSILRQAGIQVGAAGALSGVAEYEKHRERGADLPPLPTLFVVVDEFAELLQNHPDFIGLFDRICRVGRSLRVHLLLATQSLNTGGTRIDKLEPNLTYRIALRTTSSAESKAVIGTPEAQYISNKESGVGFLRVGMEDPVKFQSVYTGNPYVPVVAAAGDDDAPRAQADKTLRIHRFTAAPIMDATVAQ, translated from the coding sequence ATGACGACCCGCAAATTCACACCCATCATGAAGCGCGGCCCGCGGCTCAGCCCCGGGGAGATCAACGTGGTCCCGCCCGACGACCTCGGCGTCGACATCCCCCCGTCCGGCATGCAGAAGGCCCTGCCCTGGGTGCTGGGCGGCTGCATGCTCGGCATGATCGCGATCATGATCTTCAGTGGGGTGCGCCAACTCTCGCCCTACATGTTCATGATGCCGCTGATGATGGTGATGGGCGCGGTCGGTCTGGTGGCCAGCGGCGGCAGCGGAGGCAAGAAGGTCCCCGAGATCAACTCCGACCGCAAGGAGTACCTGCGCTATCTCGCCGGACTGCGGACGAGGGTCACGTCGTCGGCGGCGGCGCAGGTGACGTTCTTCAACTATCACGCGCCGCACCCCGACGACCTGCTGTCCGTCATCGGCACCCACCGGCAGTGGTCACGGGCGTCCAACGCCGACTTCTACGCAGCGGCCCGAATCGGCATCGGATCCGAACCCGCGGTGGATCGCCTGCTGAAGCCTGCGGTCGGCGGCGACCTGGCCGGACCCGCGGGTGCCCCGCAGGCGCACCTCGAACCCGTCAGCCACATGTGGGTCACGAAATTCCTACGCACCCACGGCCTGATCCACGACTGCCCGAAACTCGTTCAGCTGCGCACCTTTCCGACTATTGCGGTCGGGGGCGACCCCGACGGCGCGGCCGGACTGTTGACCGCGATGATCTGTCATCTGGCGGTGTTCCATCCGCCGGACCTGTTGCAGATCAGGGTGCTGACCGACGATCCGGAGGATCCACGCTGGGCCTGGCTGAAGTGGCTGCCACACGTGGCGCACCAGTCCGACACCGACGCCGCCGGTCACACCCGGATGATCTTCACCCGGCCCGACGGTCTGAGCGACCTGGCCGCCCGCGGCCCGCACACCGCCGACGCCACGCCCAACGGCCCCTATGTCGTCGTCATCGACCTGTCCGGCGGCAAAGCGGGTTTCCCCGCCGACGGCCGGGCCGGCGTCACCGTCATCACGCTCGGTAACCACCGCTCGGCCTACCGCATCCGCGTCGACGCCGACGGCACAGCCGACGACCGGCTCCCCAACCAGACCTTCCGGCTGGTGGCCAGCCAGGTCGACACGATGACCGCCGGGCAGGCGCAGCGGGTGGCGCGCAAGCTGGCCGGGTGGTCCATCACCGGGACGATCATCGACAAGAGCACCCGGGTGCAGAAGAAGGTCGCCACCGAATGGCACGAGATCGTGGGCGCGCAAACCGTGGAGGAGGTGACCCCCGCCCGCTGGCGGATGTTCACCGACACCGACCGTGACCGGCTCCGTATCCCGTTCGGCCACGAGCTCAAGACCGGCGACGTGATGTATCTCGACATCAAGGAGGGCGCAGAGTTCGGTGCGGGCCCACACGGCATGCTGATCGGCACCACCGGCTCGGGTAAGTCGGAGTTCCTGCGGACGCTGATCCTGTCGCTGGCCGCCACCCACCATCCCGACCAGATCAACCTGCTGCTGACGGACTTCAAAGGCGGATCGACATTCCTGGGCATGGAGAAGCTGCCGCACACCGCGGCGGTGGTGACCAACATGGAAGAGGAGGCGGAGCTGGTCAGCCGGATGGGCGAGGTGCTCAGCGGCGAACTGGACCGCCGGCAGTCGATCCTGCGCCAGGCCGGCATCCAGGTCGGCGCGGCCGGCGCCCTGTCGGGAGTGGCCGAGTACGAGAAACACCGTGAGCGCGGAGCCGATCTCCCGCCGTTGCCCACGCTGTTCGTCGTCGTCGACGAGTTCGCCGAGCTGCTGCAGAACCATCCCGACTTCATCGGACTGTTCGACCGCATCTGCCGGGTGGGCCGTTCGCTGCGGGTACACCTGCTGCTGGCCACGCAGTCGCTGAACACCGGCGGCACCCGCATCGACAAGCTCGAGCCGAACCTGACCTATCGAATCGCGCTGCGCACCACGAGCTCCGCGGAATCCAAGGCGGTGATCGGGACACCTGAGGCGCAGTACATCTCGAACAAGGAGAGCGGCGTCGGGTTCCTGCGGGTCGGCATGGAGGATCCGGTGAAGTTCCAGAGCGTCTATACGGGCAACCCGTACGTGCCCGTCGTCGCCGCCGCCGGTGACGACGACGCACCGCGGGCCCAGGCCGACAAGACGCTGCGGATCCACCGGTTCACCGCGGCCCCGATCATGGATGCGACGGTGGCGCAATGA
- the eccCb gene encoding type VII secretion protein EccCb — MTIESGQKVLREVVLDQLTTGENHAYRMWLPPLADPTPVNELIARDYDRRPLRIGLGVMDEPRRHRQEVWGIDISTAAGNIAVGGAPQTGKSTFLQTFILSASASHTPRQIQFYCVDMGGGGLMYIEDLPHVGGVATRAEPDRVNRVIAEVKAVLRQREQTFKQFRVGSMADYRQMREDPDNPASADPFGDVFLVIDGWPAFAAEFTELEAVVQDIAGQGLAYGVHTMISTPRWTELKARIRDYLGTKVEFRLGDVNETQIDRITREIPLNRPGRAVSTERFHLMIGVPRLDGVHSAEALVPAMAAAVQEVSARHTMEAPPVRVLPSRIHLHQLDANPPGPEADYRTRWTVPVGVRESDLTVAHSHMHTSPHHLIFGAPKSGKTTIAHALARAICARNSPEQVRFMVADYRSGLLEAVPETHLLAAGAINRNHATLEQSVKALAANLTKRLPPADLTPSQLRARSWWTGPDIVLLVDDWHMIVAAGGMMSPMAPLAPLLPAAADIGLHLIVTCQMSQAHRATMDKFVGAAYGAGTPTMFLSGEKQDFPSREILVKKRPPGQAFYVTPDGKEVIQAAYVDPPEEDVFAAPSDAG, encoded by the coding sequence ATGACGATCGAGTCCGGGCAGAAGGTGCTCCGCGAGGTCGTCCTCGACCAGCTGACCACCGGTGAGAACCATGCGTACCGGATGTGGCTGCCCCCGTTGGCCGATCCCACTCCGGTCAACGAACTGATCGCGCGTGACTACGACCGTCGCCCACTGCGGATCGGTCTGGGTGTCATGGACGAACCCCGCCGGCACCGCCAAGAAGTCTGGGGTATCGACATCTCCACCGCCGCGGGCAACATCGCCGTCGGCGGAGCCCCGCAGACCGGCAAGTCGACATTCCTGCAGACGTTCATCCTCTCGGCGTCGGCGTCGCACACCCCGCGGCAGATCCAGTTCTACTGCGTGGACATGGGCGGCGGTGGCCTCATGTACATCGAGGACCTGCCCCACGTGGGCGGTGTCGCCACCCGCGCCGAGCCCGACCGGGTCAACCGCGTCATCGCGGAGGTCAAAGCCGTTCTGCGGCAGCGCGAGCAGACCTTCAAACAGTTCCGGGTCGGATCGATGGCCGACTACCGGCAGATGCGCGAAGACCCGGACAACCCGGCGTCGGCGGATCCGTTCGGCGACGTGTTCCTGGTGATCGATGGCTGGCCGGCCTTCGCCGCGGAGTTCACCGAGCTCGAAGCCGTCGTGCAGGACATCGCCGGGCAGGGGTTGGCCTACGGCGTGCACACGATGATCTCGACCCCGCGATGGACCGAACTCAAGGCGCGGATCCGCGACTACCTGGGCACCAAGGTCGAATTCCGGTTGGGGGATGTCAACGAGACCCAGATCGACCGCATCACCCGAGAGATTCCGCTGAACCGGCCGGGGCGTGCGGTGTCCACCGAGAGGTTCCATCTGATGATCGGCGTGCCGCGCCTGGACGGTGTGCACAGCGCCGAGGCGCTGGTGCCGGCGATGGCCGCGGCCGTGCAGGAGGTGTCTGCGCGCCACACCATGGAAGCGCCGCCCGTGCGGGTGCTGCCCAGCCGGATCCATCTGCACCAGCTCGATGCGAATCCACCCGGCCCGGAGGCCGATTACCGGACCCGGTGGACCGTGCCGGTGGGGGTGCGTGAATCCGATCTCACCGTGGCGCACAGCCACATGCACACCAGCCCGCACCATCTGATCTTCGGAGCGCCCAAATCCGGGAAAACGACCATCGCCCATGCGCTGGCCCGGGCCATCTGCGCGCGCAACAGTCCAGAACAGGTCCGGTTCATGGTGGCCGACTACCGGTCGGGGCTGCTGGAAGCGGTCCCGGAGACCCATCTGCTGGCGGCCGGCGCCATCAACCGCAACCATGCCACCCTCGAACAGTCGGTGAAGGCGCTCGCGGCGAACCTGACCAAGCGGCTGCCTCCGGCGGACCTGACACCGTCACAGCTGCGGGCCCGGTCGTGGTGGACGGGCCCGGACATCGTGCTGTTGGTCGACGACTGGCACATGATCGTCGCCGCCGGCGGGATGATGTCGCCGATGGCCCCGTTGGCGCCGCTGCTTCCGGCGGCGGCGGACATCGGTCTGCACCTGATCGTGACCTGTCAGATGAGTCAGGCCCACCGGGCCACGATGGACAAGTTCGTCGGCGCGGCGTACGGGGCGGGAACTCCGACGATGTTCCTGTCCGGTGAGAAGCAGGACTTCCCGTCCCGCGAGATTCTGGTCAAGAAACGACCACCTGGCCAGGCTTTTTATGTGACGCCGGATGGTAAGGAAGTGATTCAGGCGGCGTATGTGGATCCGCCCGAAGAAGATGTGTTCGCAGCACCCTCGGACGCCGGTTAG
- a CDS encoding PE family protein produces MQPLSHNAGAVGVGGQVVANGARGLATGTAATAQVSALTPAGADEVSVLASTAFMAEGVQTLGINALAQEEISRAGATVIEVAGVYQAVDGENGATLI; encoded by the coding sequence ATGCAACCACTGAGCCACAATGCAGGTGCTGTGGGGGTCGGCGGTCAGGTCGTCGCAAATGGCGCGCGGGGATTGGCAACGGGAACTGCGGCGACTGCACAAGTAAGTGCACTTACGCCCGCCGGTGCTGACGAGGTGTCCGTGCTGGCCTCGACGGCGTTCATGGCCGAGGGCGTGCAGACGCTCGGCATCAACGCACTGGCTCAGGAAGAGATCTCCCGCGCCGGCGCCACCGTGATCGAGGTGGCCGGCGTCTATCAGGCGGTCGACGGTGAGAACGGCGCCACGCTGATCTGA